The following proteins come from a genomic window of Mobula hypostoma chromosome 15, sMobHyp1.1, whole genome shotgun sequence:
- the selenok gene encoding selenoprotein K isoform X2: MVYVSNGQVVDNRSQAPWSLSSIVQFFWGIVEFIAFFFRTLFNPSGTDYKTSRSQTSWGRPDDGRGPPGAPRRRMGRINHGGGPAPPPMSGGUGR, translated from the exons GTCAAGTTGTGGATAACAGGAGTCAAGCACCATGGAGCTTATCATCAATTGTTCAGTTTTTCTGGGGAATAGTGGAGTTTATTGCATTTTT CTTTCGAACATTGTTCAATCCATCTGGAACTGACTACAAAACATCTAGAAGTCAGACGTCCTGGGGTAGACCAGATGATGGAAGAGG gcCGCCTGGAGCTCCACGGAGAAGAATGGGTCGAATAAATCATGGAGGAGGTCCGGCACCACCTCCAATGTCTGGAGGATGAGGAAG GTAA
- the actr8 gene encoding actin-related protein 8 isoform X1, producing the protein MTQVEPDNGKEKEKEKEKEQRGVKRPIVPAAIPESVLEPIQSNFIVVIHPGSSTLRIGRAADTLPIGVPHIIARRHKQQGQPRYEDPWLQRDGLNKPESNEQRLNGLKMVDQAIWSKKMSNGARRIPAPPDQVRAYNKQMRPAVLDANSGVKWTNTSHQPEFLVGEEALYVNPTDYYNIHWPIRRGQFNLHSGPGGSLTAVLADLETIWTYAIQKFLEIPRKDLKYYRCILLIPDIYNRQHVKEMVNLLLNNIGFSGVIVHQESICATFGSGLSSACVVDVGEQKTSVCCVEDGVSHRNTRLRLTYGGSDVTRCFFWLMQRSGFPYRECQVFNRIDALLLQQLKETFCHLDQDISGIQDHEFKVRHPDSPALLYQLKLGDEKLQAPMALFYPATFGIVGQKITALQHRSQGDSEDPHDEHYLVATQSKQEQAAKAIAERKALAKYAGFEAESGAPNSDSAEKSHPHELELGTSQHDCLLAANDSEDLPSALMARKTSMSQFEGKALGLDKSILHSIDCCGSDETKKKMYSSILVVGGGLMFHGAQEFLQHRILNKMPPSFRRIVENVEVITRPKDMDPRLIAWKGGAVLACLDTTQELWIHQREWQRFGVRMLRERAPFVW; encoded by the exons ATGACGCAAGTGGAACCGGACAACGGcaaagaaaaagagaaggaaaaggaaaaggagcAACGCGGGGTGAAGCGGCCGATCGTCCCCGCCGCCATCCCAGAGTCCGTACTCGAG CCGATCCAGAGCAACTTCATTGTGGTTATTCACCCTGGATCATCCACTCTGAGGATTGGCCGAGCTGCTGATACACTCCCTATTGGTGTACCTCACATCATCGCCCGAAGACATAAACAACAAGGACAGCCTCGATATGAGGACCCATGGCTTCAAAGGGATGGTCTCAAT AAACCTGAGAGTAATGAGCAAAGACTGAATGGCCTTAAAATGGTGGATCAAGCAATATGGTCCAAAAAgatgtcaaatggtgcaagacgGATACCAGCTCCACCAGATCAG GTCAGGGCGTATAACAAACAGATGAGACCAGCTGTCTTGGATGCTAATTCTGGGGTCAAATGGACAAACACATCACATCAACCCGAATTTCTTGTAGGTGAAGAG GCATTGTACGTAAATCCAACAGATTACTACAATATACATTGGCCAATTCGCAGAGGTCAGTTTAACCTTCATTCAGGACCTGGAGGTTCTCTCACTGCAGTACTGGCTGATCTGGAAACTATATGGACGTACGCTATTCAGAAATTTCTAGAAATTCCACGTAAAGATTTAAAG TATTACAGATGTATCCTACTAATCCCAGATATCTACAACAGACAGCATGTTAAAGAAATGGTCAACCTACTGCTGAACAATATAGGGTTCTCAG GTGTTATTGTCCATCAGGAATCTATCTGTGCTACTTTTGGAAGCGGGTTAAGTAGTGCCTGTGTGGTGGATGTAGGGGAACAGAAGACCAGTGTGTGTTGTGTAGAAGATGGAGTTTCACATCGAAATACCAG ACTCCGTTTAACATATGGAGGATCTGATGTGACCAGATGTTTCTTCTGGCTTATGCAGCGATCCGGTTTTCCATACCGAGAATGTCAAGTTTTCAATCGAATAGATGCTCTTCTTCTTCAGCAGCTTAAAGAGACCTTTTGCCATCTTGACCAG GATATCTCTGGAATTCAAGATCATGAATTCAAGGTCCGTCACCCAGATTCTCCAGCTTTATTATACCAGCTGAAATTAGGAGATGAAAAGCTACAG GCACCGATGGCCTTGTTTTATCCTGCGACGTTTGGAATTGTGGGACAGAAGATCACTGCCTTGCAACACAGATCTCAAGGTGATTCAGAAGATCCACATGATGAACATTATTTAGTAGCAACCCAGAGCAAACAGGAACAG GCTGCTAAAGCTATAGCTGAGAGAAAAGCACTAGCCAAGTATGCTGGGTTTGAAGCAGAATCGGGTGCACCAAATTCTGACAGTGCAGAAAAAAGTCATCCTCATGAGCTGGAACTTGGAACTTCTCAACACGATTGCTTATTGGCAGCAAACGATTCAGAGGATCTGCCATCAGCTCTAATGGCAAGGAAAACTAGCATGTCACAATTTGAAGGAAAGGCGTTGGGACTTGATAAATCCATATTACATAGCATTGATTGCTGCG gttctgatgaaacaaaaaagaaaatgtaCAGCTCTATTTTGGTGGTCGGCGGTGGTCTGATGTTTCACGGGGCTCAGGAGTTTTTGCAGCACAGAATTTTGAATAAGATGCCACCATCATTTCGAAGAATTGTAGAGAATGTTGAAGTCATCACAAGACCTAAG GACATGGATCCACGCCTAATAGCATGGAAAGGTGGCGCGGTTCTGGCTTGTCTAGATACAACCCAAGAGCTCTGGATACACCAGCGAGAGTGGCAGCGGTTTGGAGTGCGTATGCTACGAGAGAGAGCGCCATTTGTATGGTGA
- the actr8 gene encoding actin-related protein 8 isoform X2: protein MTQVEPDNGKEKEKEKEKEQRGVKRPIVPAAIPESVLEPIQSNFIVVIHPGSSTLRIGRAADTLPIGVPHIIARRHKQQGQPRYEDPWLQRDGLNKPESNEQRLNGLKMVDQAIWSKKMSNGARRIPAPPDQVRAYNKQMRPAVLDANSGVKWTNTSHQPEFLALYVNPTDYYNIHWPIRRGQFNLHSGPGGSLTAVLADLETIWTYAIQKFLEIPRKDLKYYRCILLIPDIYNRQHVKEMVNLLLNNIGFSGVIVHQESICATFGSGLSSACVVDVGEQKTSVCCVEDGVSHRNTRLRLTYGGSDVTRCFFWLMQRSGFPYRECQVFNRIDALLLQQLKETFCHLDQDISGIQDHEFKVRHPDSPALLYQLKLGDEKLQAPMALFYPATFGIVGQKITALQHRSQGDSEDPHDEHYLVATQSKQEQAAKAIAERKALAKYAGFEAESGAPNSDSAEKSHPHELELGTSQHDCLLAANDSEDLPSALMARKTSMSQFEGKALGLDKSILHSIDCCGSDETKKKMYSSILVVGGGLMFHGAQEFLQHRILNKMPPSFRRIVENVEVITRPKDMDPRLIAWKGGAVLACLDTTQELWIHQREWQRFGVRMLRERAPFVW, encoded by the exons ATGACGCAAGTGGAACCGGACAACGGcaaagaaaaagagaaggaaaaggaaaaggagcAACGCGGGGTGAAGCGGCCGATCGTCCCCGCCGCCATCCCAGAGTCCGTACTCGAG CCGATCCAGAGCAACTTCATTGTGGTTATTCACCCTGGATCATCCACTCTGAGGATTGGCCGAGCTGCTGATACACTCCCTATTGGTGTACCTCACATCATCGCCCGAAGACATAAACAACAAGGACAGCCTCGATATGAGGACCCATGGCTTCAAAGGGATGGTCTCAAT AAACCTGAGAGTAATGAGCAAAGACTGAATGGCCTTAAAATGGTGGATCAAGCAATATGGTCCAAAAAgatgtcaaatggtgcaagacgGATACCAGCTCCACCAGATCAG GTCAGGGCGTATAACAAACAGATGAGACCAGCTGTCTTGGATGCTAATTCTGGGGTCAAATGGACAAACACATCACATCAACCCGAATTTCTT GCATTGTACGTAAATCCAACAGATTACTACAATATACATTGGCCAATTCGCAGAGGTCAGTTTAACCTTCATTCAGGACCTGGAGGTTCTCTCACTGCAGTACTGGCTGATCTGGAAACTATATGGACGTACGCTATTCAGAAATTTCTAGAAATTCCACGTAAAGATTTAAAG TATTACAGATGTATCCTACTAATCCCAGATATCTACAACAGACAGCATGTTAAAGAAATGGTCAACCTACTGCTGAACAATATAGGGTTCTCAG GTGTTATTGTCCATCAGGAATCTATCTGTGCTACTTTTGGAAGCGGGTTAAGTAGTGCCTGTGTGGTGGATGTAGGGGAACAGAAGACCAGTGTGTGTTGTGTAGAAGATGGAGTTTCACATCGAAATACCAG ACTCCGTTTAACATATGGAGGATCTGATGTGACCAGATGTTTCTTCTGGCTTATGCAGCGATCCGGTTTTCCATACCGAGAATGTCAAGTTTTCAATCGAATAGATGCTCTTCTTCTTCAGCAGCTTAAAGAGACCTTTTGCCATCTTGACCAG GATATCTCTGGAATTCAAGATCATGAATTCAAGGTCCGTCACCCAGATTCTCCAGCTTTATTATACCAGCTGAAATTAGGAGATGAAAAGCTACAG GCACCGATGGCCTTGTTTTATCCTGCGACGTTTGGAATTGTGGGACAGAAGATCACTGCCTTGCAACACAGATCTCAAGGTGATTCAGAAGATCCACATGATGAACATTATTTAGTAGCAACCCAGAGCAAACAGGAACAG GCTGCTAAAGCTATAGCTGAGAGAAAAGCACTAGCCAAGTATGCTGGGTTTGAAGCAGAATCGGGTGCACCAAATTCTGACAGTGCAGAAAAAAGTCATCCTCATGAGCTGGAACTTGGAACTTCTCAACACGATTGCTTATTGGCAGCAAACGATTCAGAGGATCTGCCATCAGCTCTAATGGCAAGGAAAACTAGCATGTCACAATTTGAAGGAAAGGCGTTGGGACTTGATAAATCCATATTACATAGCATTGATTGCTGCG gttctgatgaaacaaaaaagaaaatgtaCAGCTCTATTTTGGTGGTCGGCGGTGGTCTGATGTTTCACGGGGCTCAGGAGTTTTTGCAGCACAGAATTTTGAATAAGATGCCACCATCATTTCGAAGAATTGTAGAGAATGTTGAAGTCATCACAAGACCTAAG GACATGGATCCACGCCTAATAGCATGGAAAGGTGGCGCGGTTCTGGCTTGTCTAGATACAACCCAAGAGCTCTGGATACACCAGCGAGAGTGGCAGCGGTTTGGAGTGCGTATGCTACGAGAGAGAGCGCCATTTGTATGGTGA